The following proteins come from a genomic window of Musa acuminata AAA Group cultivar baxijiao chromosome BXJ1-7, Cavendish_Baxijiao_AAA, whole genome shotgun sequence:
- the LOC135584419 gene encoding uncharacterized protein LOC135584419 isoform X2: MVRHLVGDASSEEAQNGTPLGRLTALSYGAGHMLNDITSACWFTYLLLFLTDIGLSPRDAAIVMLSGQIADAFATVFAGELIDRFGHFKLWHAGGSFLVAVSFSSVFGSCLFCKIIGSNSPTLQTIGYSIFAAIFNVGWAVTQVSHMSMVNCITLDPTSRVALASCRNAFTMVANLSLYAVALCVFSVYNSRASADIKIQYRWIAYLSIFIGCFFVVLFLVGVKEPRLKQEIQCKKISRISWAHWFKKILYYQVALVYTLTRLVTNVSQALLAFYVTNELGMSDSSKALVPAIIYICSLLVSVILQEIRWSGWRLKFFFTAGAILWVFSGAGIFVLPPSKHNYIYILSIIVGAANALMTVTGISMESTLVGEDLNGCAFVYGSLSFLDKLSCGLALYALESYEESTSPI; encoded by the exons atggttcgtcaTTTAGTTGGCGACGCGTCATCTGAAGAAGCACAAAATGGGACTCCTTTAGGAAGATTAACTGCACTTTCGTATGGTGCTGGTCACATGCTAAATGATATCACGTCAGCATGTTGGTTTACTTATTTGCTGTTGTTCCTGACAGATATAGGACTAAGTCCAAG GGATGCAGCCATTGTCATGCTATCTGGCCAAATTGCTGATGCCTTCGCTACAGTATTTGCTGGAGAACTG ATAGACCGCTTCGGGCACTTCAAATTATGGCATGCTGGAGGATCTTTTCTGGTTGCTGTCTCTTTCTCTTCTGTATTTGGTAGCTGCCTCTTCTGTAAAATCATAGGCAGTAACTCGCCTACACTGCAAACTATTGGTTACAGCATTTTTGCTGCAATTTTCAACGTGGGTTGGGCTGTCACCCAAGTTTCACACAT GTCCATGGTGAATTGCATCACTCTTGATCCAACAAGCAGAGTTGCACTTGCAAGCTGTCGAAATGCCTTCACGATG GTAGCCAATCTCAGTCTCTATGCAGTTGCTTTATGTGTTTTCAGTGTTTATAATTCCAGAGCCTCTGCTGACATCAAGATTCAG TACCGCTGGATTGCATACTTGTCCATTTTCATTGGATGCTTCTTTGTGGTCTTATTCCTTGTTGGTGTCAAAGAACCACG GTTGAAGCAGGAAATCCAATGCAAAAAAATTTCCAGGATCTCATGGGCCCACTGGTTCAAGAAAATACTCTACTATCAAGTTGCACTTGTTTATACACTCACTCGGCTAGTGACAAATGTTTCACAG GCACTGCTTGCTTTTTATGTCACTAATGAATTGGGCATGAGCGATTCATCAAAGGCTTTG gTGCCTGCTATTATCTATATTTGCAGCCTTCTGGTGTCTGTCATTCTGCAG GAGATCAGATGGTCTGGGTGGCGGCTTAAGTTCTTCTTTACTGCTGGAGCCATCTTGTGGGTGTTCTCCGGTGCAGGAATATTTGTTCTTCCACCTAGCAAGCACAACTATATATACATACTCTCAATAATTGTTGGTGCTGCTAATGCGTTGATGACG GTGACTGGAATTAGCATGGAAAGTACCCTGGTTGGTGAAGATCTAAACGGATGTGCTTTCGTTTATGGATCACTAAGTTTTCTAGATAAATTGTCATGCGGCCTTGCTTTATATGCTCTCGAGTCATATGAAG AATCAACATCGCCCATATAA
- the LOC103991145 gene encoding pollen-specific protein C13: MASHLRVFTALCLLSTFLCMVGFAIAAPNLVVEGRVYCDTCRAGFETKATEYIEGAKVKLECKNYTTGASTLTAVAVTNNKGTYQIPVSDDHQEESCAVMLVSSPRSDCSEISDGRNHAAVVLTHNVGITSSVRYANSLGFLKDVPLASCGQMLMQYALGVDD, encoded by the exons ATGGCGAGTCACCTTCGCGTGTTCACTGCACTCTGCCTCCTCTCCACCTTCCTTTGCATGGTGGGGTTCGCAATCGCCGCTCCAAATCTTGTCGTAGAAGGCCGCGTCTACTGCGACACTTGCCGCGCCGGCTTCGAGACGAAGGCCACCGAGTACATCGAAG GTGCCAAGGTGAAGCTGGAGTGCAAGAACTACACGACGGGCGCGAGCACCTTGACCGCGGTGGCAGTGACGAACAACAAGGGAACCTACCAAATCCCCGTGTCCGACGACCACCAAGAGGAATCCTGCGCGGTGATGCTGGTGTCGAGCCCTCGTAGCGACTGCTCCGAGATCAGCGACGGGAGGAACCACGCGGCTGTTGTGCTCACCCACAATGTTGGGATCACCTCCAGCGTTCGCTACGCCAATTCTTTGGGCTTCCTCAAGGACGTGCCTCTCGCCTCCTGCGGCCAAATGCTCATGCAATATGCCCTCGGCGTTGATGACTAA
- the LOC135678128 gene encoding tubulin alpha-3 chain-like — MREIISIHIGQAGIQVGNACWELYCLEHGIQPDGIMPSDSSVGMACDAFNTFFSETGAGKHVPRAIFVDLEPTVIDEVRTGTYRQLFHPEQLISGKEDAANNFARGHYTVGKEIVDLCLDRVRKLADNCTGLQGFLVFNAVGGGTGSGLGSLLLERLSVDYGKKSKLGFTIYPSPQVSTAVVEPYNSVLSTHSLLEHTDVAVLLDNEAIYDICRRSLDIERPTYTNLNRLISQIISSLTTSLRFDGAINVDVTEFQTNLVPYPRIHFMLSSYAPVISAEKAYHEQLSVPEITNAVFEPSSMMAKCDPRHGKYMACCLMYRGDVVPKDVNAAVATIKTKRTVQFVDWCPTGFKCGINYQPPTVVPGGDLAKVQRAVCMISNNTAVAEVFSRIDHKFDLMYAKRAFVHWYVGEGMEEGEFSEAREDLAALEKDYEEVGAEGADDEEEEPEDY, encoded by the exons ATGAGGGAGATCATAAGCATCCATATCGGCCAGGCCGGGATCCAGGTGGGCAATGCGTGCTGGGAGCTCTACTGCCTCGAGCACGGCATCCAGCCCGATGGCATCATGCCCag TGATTCCTCGGTGGGAATGGCGTGCGATGCGTTCAATACTTTCTTCAGTGAGACCGGTGCCGGCAAGCACGTCCCAAGGGCCATCTTTGTGGATCTGGAGCCGACTGTCATCGACGAAGTCAGAACCGGGACTTATCGCCAACTCTTCCATCCAGAGCAGCTCATCTCCGGAAAGGAGGATGCTGCAAATAACTTTGCTAGGGGCCACTACACAG TGGGGAAGGAAATTGTGGATCTCTGCCTTGACCGTGTGAGGAAGCTAGCAGACAACTGCACTGGCTTGCAAGGTTTTTTGGTCTTCAATGCTGTTGGTGGTGGCACTGGATCTGGTTTGGGCTCCTTGCTGTTAGAACGTCTGTCTGTGGACTATGGGAAGAAGTCAAAGCTTGGATTTACCATATATCCTTCTCCTCAG GTTTCTACAGCAGTTGTCGAACCATACAACAGTGTCCTTTCCACTCATTCCTTGCTTGAGCACACTGATGTTGCGGTTCTATTAGACAATGAAGCCATCTATGATATCTGCAGAAGGTCTCTAGATATAGAGCGGCCAACATATACCAACTTGAACCGGTTGATATCTCAGATCATATCCTCCTTGACTACCTCTCTAAGGTTTGATGGAGCCATTAACGTGGATGTCACTGAATTCCAGACCAATCTCGTTCCATATCCTAGGATCCATTTCATGCTCTCCTCGTATGCACCTGTTATTTCTGCTGAGAAGGCATACCATGAACAGCTCTCAGTCCCTGAAATCACAAATGCAGTATTTGAGCCATCCAGCATGATGGCCAAATGTGATCCAAGGCATGGAAAGTACATGGCTTGTTGTCTTATGTACCGTGGAGATGTTGTACCCAAGGATGTTAACGCTGCTGTTGCAACCATCAAGACCAAGAGAACTGTCCAATTTGTGGACTG GTGTCCTACTGGTTTTAAGTGTGGAATTAACTATCAGCCGCCGACGGTGGTCCCTGGAGGAGACTTAGCCAAGGTTCAGCGTGCCGTATGCATGATCAGCAACAATACTGCTGTTGCAGAGGTGTTTTCACGGATCGATCACAAGTTCGACCTCATGTATGCAAAGCGTGCATTTGTTCACTGGTATGTTGGTGAAGGAATGGAAGAAGGTGAGTTCTCGGAAGCACGAGAGGACTTGGCTGCCCTCGAGAAGGACTACGAGGAGGTTGGAGCAGAGGGCGCagatgacgaggaggaggagcCTGAAGATTACTAA
- the LOC135678129 gene encoding 5'-adenylylsulfate reductase-like 5 gives MATPSLPLLLLLLLSSAFSLFVPRSSASAAPLCPRSDLAFVSDLTSQCPRWIDFRSPLEVDGESLDIELSHGESNGYYSVLFYASWCPFSSSIRPIFDVLSSMFPQTKHFLVEESTTMPSILSRYGIHSFPAIMLANRTAVVRYHGAKDLSALVQFYKKNTGFDPIAYLVVHQPSNSRKVRSLMHQTGSPRELITKEPFMVLGVLFMFMKIVLSSIPVIYAHLKALWVSHAWHLNLHVLGESSQLLVRVLHVVDVKRLWSKLKLDNKTWNLRKKGASNARAWASTLTSVSLGESSSSRTAPSES, from the exons ATGGCTACGCCTTCtctgcctctcctcctcctcctcctcctctcttccgccttctccctctttgttCCGCGATCCTCGGCGTCGGCGGCGCCCCTCTGCCCCAGATCGGACCTCGCCTTCGTTAGCGACCTCACGTCCCAGTGCCCTCGCTGGATCGACTTCCGTTCGCCGCTGGAG GTGGATGGAGAGTCTCTTGACATAGAGTTGAGTCATGGTGAGAGTAATGGTTATTATTCTGTTCTGTTCTATGCTTCGTGGTGCCCATTCTCGAGCAGTATTCGCCCCATTTTTGATGTTCTTAGTTCCAtgtttccacaaacaaaacactTTTTAGTTGAAGAATCTACCACCATGCCTAG TATTCTCTCTAGATATGGAATTCACAGCTTTCCAGCTATAATGCTGGCCAACCGGACAGCAGTGGTTCGATACCATGGTGCTAAAGATCTCAGTGCTCTTGTCCAATTTTACAAGAAAAATACAG GTTTTGATCCAATTGCATACTTGGTCGTCCACCAACCCAGTaattcaagaaaggtgaggtCCCTAATGCATCAGACTGGATCTCCAAGGGAACTAATAACCAAGGAACCCTTTATGGTGCTTGGAGTACTTTTCATGTTCATGAAGATAGTCCTATCCTCCATCCCTGTTATTTACGCCCATCTCAAAGCTCTCTGGGTGTCACATGCCTGGCACCTGAACTTGCACGTCCTCGGCGAGTCGTCCCAGCTGTTGGTACGAGTGCTACATGTAGTCGATGTCAAGAGACTCTGGAGCAAGCTCAAGCTGGACAACAAGACGTGGAACCTGAGGAAGAAGGGAGCAAGCAATGCTCGGGCCTG